The following proteins are encoded in a genomic region of Paenibacillus sp. FSL R7-0273:
- the uvrA gene encoding excinuclease ABC subunit UvrA, which yields MANESIVIKGARAHNLKNIDVTIPRDRFVVLTGLSGSGKSSLAFDTIYAEGQRRYVESLSAYARQFLGQMEKPDVDSIDGLSPAISIDQKTTSRNPRSTVGTVTEIYDYLRLLFARIGHPHCPDHGIEITSQTVEQMVDRIMQYPEKTRLQILAPVISGRKGEHKGLFSDISKQGFVRVRVDGELREVTEEIELEKNKKHTIEVVVDRIVIKDDVQTRLTDSLETALKLSGGQILVDIIGQEELLFSSNFACPVCGFSIEELAPRMFSFNSPFGACTECDGLGVNMVVDPELLIPDPEKSVEDGAFLAWTGSTSNYYPQFLKSVCEHFKIPQNVPVSTLSPDQMNKLLYGTGSEKIRFRYENDFGQKKDALVAFEGIIPNLERRYRDTASEGIREFIEGFMSAKPCHVCKGKRLKKEILAVTINDRNVADVTDLSIGDCQEFFGSLVLNEKETAIANLILKEISSRLGFLVNVGLNYLTLSRAAGSLSGGEAQRIRLATQIGSSLMGVLYILDEPSIGLHQRDNDRLISTLAHMRDLGNTLIVVEHDEDTMMAADYIIDIGPGAGIHGGSVIAQGTPQEIMDDPKSLTGEYLSGRKFIPVTSKRRATDDRWIEIRGAKENNLKNVNVKIPLGVFTAVTGVSGSGKSSLVNEILYKSLARQLNRAVKVRPGLHKEIRGLENLDKVIEIDQSPIGRTPRSNPATYTGVFDDIRDLFSKTNEAKVRGFQKGRFSFNVKGGRCEACRGDGIIKIEMHFLPDVYVPCEVCKGKRYNRETLEVKYKGKSIADVLEMTVEDATEFFKNIPKIHRKMQTLLDVGLGYINIGQPGTTLSGGEAQRVKLASELYRRSTGKTLYILDEPTTGLHVDDIGRLLEVLHRLVDSGESVLVIEHNLDVIKTADYLIDMGPEGGSGGGTVLATGTPEKLITVEESYTGRYLKPILIRDTERTKALELQTSETV from the coding sequence TTGGCGAACGAAAGTATAGTAATCAAAGGCGCGCGAGCGCATAATCTCAAGAACATCGACGTAACGATCCCGCGGGACCGCTTCGTGGTGCTGACGGGACTTAGCGGCTCCGGCAAATCCTCGCTGGCGTTCGATACGATTTATGCTGAAGGGCAGCGCCGTTATGTGGAGTCCCTTTCCGCCTACGCCCGCCAGTTCCTCGGCCAGATGGAGAAACCCGATGTCGATTCCATCGACGGCTTGTCTCCGGCGATTTCTATCGACCAGAAGACTACGAGCCGCAATCCGCGCTCGACGGTAGGTACGGTAACGGAGATCTATGACTACCTGCGTCTGTTGTTTGCCCGGATCGGCCATCCGCATTGCCCGGATCACGGAATCGAGATTACCTCCCAGACCGTTGAGCAGATGGTGGACCGGATTATGCAGTATCCGGAGAAGACCCGGCTGCAGATTCTCGCACCGGTTATTTCCGGCCGAAAGGGCGAGCACAAGGGCCTGTTCAGCGACATCTCCAAGCAGGGCTTCGTCCGCGTGCGTGTAGATGGAGAGCTGCGTGAGGTTACAGAAGAGATTGAACTTGAAAAAAACAAGAAGCACACCATAGAAGTTGTAGTGGACCGGATTGTTATCAAGGATGATGTGCAGACCCGGCTGACGGACTCGCTGGAAACGGCGCTTAAGCTGTCCGGCGGGCAGATTCTGGTGGATATTATCGGCCAGGAGGAGCTACTGTTCAGCTCGAACTTTGCCTGCCCGGTGTGCGGCTTCAGTATTGAGGAGCTGGCTCCGCGGATGTTCTCCTTCAACAGTCCGTTCGGGGCGTGCACGGAATGTGACGGCCTTGGGGTGAACATGGTTGTCGATCCGGAGCTGCTGATTCCTGACCCGGAGAAATCGGTGGAGGACGGAGCTTTTCTGGCCTGGACAGGCAGTACCTCCAACTACTACCCGCAGTTCCTGAAGTCGGTCTGTGAGCATTTCAAAATTCCGCAGAATGTGCCGGTAAGCACGCTGTCACCGGATCAGATGAACAAGCTGCTGTACGGAACAGGCAGCGAGAAGATCCGCTTCCGCTATGAGAATGACTTTGGCCAGAAGAAGGATGCGCTTGTCGCTTTCGAGGGAATTATTCCTAATCTGGAGCGGAGATACCGGGATACAGCCTCGGAAGGAATCCGTGAATTTATTGAAGGCTTTATGAGTGCCAAGCCTTGTCATGTATGTAAAGGCAAACGTCTGAAAAAGGAAATTCTTGCGGTTACCATCAACGACCGGAATGTGGCGGATGTTACAGACCTGTCCATCGGGGACTGCCAGGAATTCTTCGGAAGCCTTGTGCTGAATGAAAAAGAAACAGCCATCGCCAACCTGATCCTCAAGGAAATCAGCAGCCGGCTCGGCTTCCTGGTTAACGTCGGACTGAACTATCTGACGCTTAGCCGTGCGGCGGGATCACTCTCCGGAGGTGAAGCGCAGCGTATCAGACTGGCAACGCAGATCGGCTCTAGTCTAATGGGCGTCCTCTACATTCTGGATGAGCCGAGTATCGGGCTGCATCAGCGGGATAATGACCGGCTGATCTCAACATTGGCCCATATGCGTGATCTCGGTAATACACTGATTGTGGTTGAGCATGATGAGGATACAATGATGGCTGCTGATTATATCATCGACATCGGCCCGGGTGCGGGTATCCATGGGGGAAGCGTAATTGCCCAGGGTACGCCGCAGGAGATTATGGATGATCCGAAGTCGCTGACCGGAGAGTACCTTAGCGGACGCAAGTTTATTCCGGTAACCTCCAAGCGCCGGGCAACCGATGACCGCTGGATCGAAATCCGCGGAGCCAAAGAGAACAACCTTAAGAACGTTAACGTGAAGATTCCGCTGGGTGTCTTTACAGCAGTAACCGGCGTCTCCGGCTCTGGTAAGTCCTCGCTGGTTAATGAGATTCTGTATAAGAGTCTGGCCCGCCAGCTGAATAGAGCTGTGAAGGTTCGTCCGGGTCTGCATAAGGAAATCCGGGGCCTTGAGAACCTGGACAAGGTTATCGAGATCGACCAGTCGCCGATCGGCCGCACTCCGCGTTCCAATCCGGCAACCTATACCGGCGTATTCGATGATATCCGTGATCTGTTCTCCAAGACCAATGAGGCTAAGGTGCGCGGCTTCCAGAAGGGGCGGTTCAGCTTCAATGTGAAGGGCGGACGCTGTGAGGCTTGCCGCGGGGACGGGATTATCAAGATTGAGATGCACTTCCTACCGGATGTATACGTGCCTTGTGAAGTATGTAAGGGCAAGCGGTACAACCGGGAGACACTAGAGGTCAAATACAAAGGCAAGAGTATTGCCGATGTGCTGGAAATGACTGTGGAGGACGCAACCGAGTTCTTCAAAAACATTCCCAAAATCCACCGCAAGATGCAGACGCTGCTGGATGTCGGCCTCGGTTACATCAACATCGGACAGCCGGGAACAACATTATCCGGCGGTGAAGCCCAGCGTGTGAAGCTGGCTTCCGAGTTGTACCGCCGCAGCACCGGCAAGACGCTCTACATTCTGGATGAGCCGACTACAGGCCTGCATGTGGACGACATCGGCCGTCTGCTGGAGGTACTGCACCGTCTGGTAGACTCCGGTGAATCGGTTCTGGTCATTGAGCATAATCTCGATGTGATCAAGACTGCGGATTACCTCATAGATATGGGACCTGAGGGCGGCAGCGGCGGCGGAACAGTTCTGGCTACCGGAACACCGGAGAAGCTGATTACCGTTGAGGAATCGTACACCGGCAGATACCTGAAGCCAATCCTGATCCGTGATACTGAGCGGACAAAGGCACTGGAGCTGCAGACATCGGAGACGGTATAA
- the uvrB gene encoding excinuclease ABC subunit UvrB, with protein sequence MSDIVVSTKTFKLESEYTPQGDQPHAIEELVNGIRQGKRHQTLLGATGTGKTFTIAQMISKLNRPTLVIAHNKTLAAQLASEFKEFFPSNSVDYFVSYYDYYQPEAYIPSSDTYIEKDSSINEEIDKLRHSATSSLFERRDVIIVASVSCIYGLGSPQEYGSLLLSLRVGMEKPRNQILSRLVDIQYQRNDMNFVRGTFRVRGDVVEIFPASQGEHAIRVELFGDEIERITEIDVLTGELIGERDHIAIFPASHFVTQEETMRVAIVNIERELEERLAVLRDEGKLLEAQRLEQRTRYDIEMMKEVGFCSGIENYSGPLTFREPGATPYTLLDYFPDDMLIVIDESHVTLPQIRAMYNGDRARKTVLVDHGFRLPSALDNRPLQFEEFEDKVNQIVYVSATPGPYEMEHCETMVQQIIRPTGLLDPIIEVRPTEGQIDDLINEIRERVARDERVLVTTLTKKMSEDLTDYFKEIGIKVRYMHSDIKTLERMAILRDLRLGTFHVLVGINLLREGLDLPEVSLVTILDADKEGFLRSERSLIQTIGRAARNSEGRVIMYGDRITDSMEKAISETERRRAIQIAYNEQHGITPTTINKKIREIIEATKVAESKAEYLTGAGGKLSKKDKQSLMQRLEAEMKDAAKNLQFERAAELRDALLELRAE encoded by the coding sequence ATGAGTGATATTGTCGTCAGTACGAAGACTTTTAAACTGGAGTCCGAGTATACACCCCAGGGCGATCAGCCTCATGCCATAGAAGAATTAGTGAACGGCATCCGGCAGGGCAAGAGACACCAGACGCTGCTGGGAGCAACAGGTACAGGCAAGACCTTTACCATTGCACAAATGATTTCCAAGCTTAACCGTCCTACACTGGTTATTGCCCATAACAAGACGCTTGCTGCACAGCTGGCCAGTGAATTTAAAGAGTTCTTTCCAAGCAATTCCGTCGATTACTTCGTCAGCTACTACGATTATTATCAGCCTGAAGCCTACATTCCCTCCTCCGACACCTACATCGAGAAAGATTCCAGCATTAATGAAGAGATAGATAAGCTGCGCCACTCGGCAACGAGCTCACTGTTTGAACGGCGTGATGTTATTATTGTGGCGAGCGTATCGTGTATTTACGGCCTCGGATCGCCGCAGGAATACGGCAGCCTTCTGCTCTCTTTACGTGTCGGTATGGAGAAGCCGCGCAACCAGATTTTGAGCCGGCTGGTGGATATCCAGTATCAGCGCAATGATATGAACTTTGTGCGCGGTACCTTCCGCGTACGCGGTGATGTGGTCGAAATCTTCCCGGCCTCCCAGGGAGAGCATGCAATCCGGGTTGAGCTGTTCGGTGATGAGATTGAGCGAATTACCGAAATTGATGTGCTGACCGGAGAGCTGATCGGCGAGCGCGATCATATTGCGATTTTTCCGGCCTCTCACTTTGTTACCCAGGAAGAGACGATGCGAGTCGCTATTGTGAATATTGAGCGTGAACTTGAGGAACGGCTGGCTGTTCTGCGTGATGAAGGCAAGCTGCTCGAAGCACAGCGTCTGGAGCAGCGGACACGCTATGATATTGAGATGATGAAGGAGGTCGGCTTCTGCTCCGGAATCGAGAACTACTCCGGACCGCTGACCTTCCGTGAACCGGGAGCTACTCCGTACACGCTACTGGATTACTTCCCGGACGATATGCTGATTGTAATAGATGAGTCCCATGTAACGCTGCCGCAGATCCGTGCAATGTATAACGGTGACCGGGCGCGCAAGACCGTGCTGGTTGACCACGGCTTCCGCCTTCCGTCTGCACTGGATAACCGGCCGCTGCAGTTCGAGGAGTTCGAAGACAAGGTGAACCAGATTGTCTATGTCTCAGCTACACCGGGACCGTACGAGATGGAGCACTGTGAAACAATGGTGCAGCAGATCATCCGGCCTACCGGCCTGCTCGACCCTATTATTGAGGTGCGGCCGACAGAAGGCCAGATTGATGATCTGATTAATGAAATCCGTGAACGTGTGGCACGGGATGAACGGGTATTAGTGACCACACTGACAAAGAAAATGTCTGAGGATTTGACCGACTACTTTAAGGAAATCGGCATCAAGGTCCGCTATATGCACTCCGACATCAAGACACTGGAGCGTATGGCGATCCTCCGTGATCTCCGTTTGGGTACATTCCATGTCCTTGTGGGTATTAACCTGTTAAGAGAGGGTCTTGACCTTCCGGAAGTATCCCTGGTTACTATTCTGGACGCTGATAAAGAGGGCTTCCTGCGTTCAGAGCGCTCGCTGATCCAGACAATCGGGCGTGCCGCCCGTAACTCGGAGGGGCGGGTCATCATGTATGGCGACCGTATAACGGATTCCATGGAGAAGGCGATCAGCGAAACTGAACGCCGCCGGGCGATTCAGATTGCTTACAACGAGCAGCATGGGATTACACCGACGACAATCAACAAGAAGATCCGCGAAATCATCGAAGCCACTAAGGTGGCCGAGTCCAAAGCCGAGTATCTCACCGGCGCGGGCGGCAAGCTGAGCAAGAAAGACAAGCAGAGCCTGATGCAGCGTCTGGAGGCCGAGATGAAGGACGCCGCCAAGAACCTGCAATTCGAGCGCGCCGCCGAGCTGCGCGACGCTTTGCTGGAGCTGCGGGCCGAGTAG
- a CDS encoding flagellar motor protein has translation MDITSIIGLLAGLAALIGGFFWEGGNLSGLLQPNAALIVFGGTLAAVLISFPASRLRSVPAALRLAFGRQPDTDLDKVQELISMAAITRRGGVLALEKQAEEHPDPFTREGLLLIVDGTDPDQVRQILELDMDAKELKYEGYAKIFEAAGGYAPTMGIIGTVMGLIHVLSNLSDPSGLGSSIAVAFTATLYGVASANLIFLPIASKIKSRAQAELSSMEMLLVGILSLQNGDPPHLVRKKLGSFIADSSDIERSFRGLS, from the coding sequence ATGGATATTACCTCAATTATCGGCCTCCTGGCCGGTCTGGCCGCGCTTATCGGCGGTTTTTTCTGGGAAGGCGGCAACCTTTCCGGACTGCTTCAGCCAAACGCCGCCCTTATTGTATTCGGAGGCACGCTCGCTGCGGTGCTGATTAGCTTTCCCGCCTCCAGACTGCGCTCTGTTCCCGCTGCGCTGCGCCTGGCTTTTGGAAGACAGCCTGATACAGACTTGGATAAAGTCCAGGAGCTGATCTCGATGGCAGCTATTACACGGAGGGGCGGTGTACTTGCACTGGAAAAGCAGGCGGAGGAGCATCCTGACCCGTTCACGCGTGAAGGGCTGCTGCTCATCGTCGACGGTACTGATCCGGACCAGGTCCGCCAGATACTTGAGCTGGATATGGATGCCAAAGAGCTGAAGTATGAAGGCTATGCCAAAATTTTTGAAGCTGCCGGGGGATACGCCCCGACCATGGGAATTATCGGTACTGTCATGGGACTTATTCATGTCCTCAGCAATCTTTCTGACCCGTCGGGTCTCGGTTCCTCCATTGCCGTCGCCTTTACAGCGACATTATATGGTGTAGCCAGCGCCAATCTAATCTTTTTACCCATCGCCTCCAAAATCAAATCCCGTGCCCAGGCAGAGCTAAGCAGCATGGAGATGCTGCTGGTCGGCATACTGTCCCTGCAGAACGGGGATCCCCCGCATCTGGTCCGCAAGAAGCTGGGCTCCTTTATCGCCGATTCATCGGATATTGAGAGATCCTTCAGAGGCCTGTCATGA
- a CDS encoding OmpA/MotB family protein, whose product MKQRNRRSRKADGQHEPRDRWMITYADLITLLLIFFVVMYAMSSLDSEKYRIVTGSLSETFRSGNPVLEGGSGVLDGDDGIQDPPAAGGSNTDGTGNSGNGGTENSGSGSGNTPASEEQDESEPPSARELAFREQEAKLNALMDVITTYVEDNNLGDQIFVADKPQGIAITLSDRFLFDVGRAELKPPAFPALRQLSGLFSGIGASVSIEGHTDNTPVSAGSQYNDNWDLSGARALSVLRFFLDSEGLDPGTFQYAGYADTRPAYDNATAEGRQRNRRVELIVLRQLQEEE is encoded by the coding sequence ATGAAGCAGAGGAACCGGCGCAGCCGCAAGGCGGACGGGCAGCACGAGCCCCGGGACCGCTGGATGATTACCTATGCGGATCTGATTACGCTGCTGCTGATTTTTTTCGTCGTCATGTATGCGATGAGCAGTCTGGATAGCGAGAAGTACAGGATTGTAACAGGCTCCCTGTCAGAAACATTCCGGAGCGGCAACCCTGTTCTTGAAGGCGGAAGCGGTGTGCTGGATGGGGATGACGGGATTCAGGACCCGCCTGCTGCCGGAGGAAGCAACACAGACGGAACCGGTAATTCAGGGAACGGCGGGACAGAAAATTCAGGCAGCGGCTCCGGAAATACACCGGCCTCAGAAGAACAGGACGAAAGTGAGCCGCCGTCTGCGCGCGAGCTCGCTTTCCGCGAACAGGAAGCCAAGCTTAACGCCCTGATGGACGTCATAACAACGTATGTTGAGGACAATAATCTCGGCGACCAGATCTTTGTGGCGGACAAGCCGCAGGGTATTGCCATTACGCTCAGCGACCGCTTTTTGTTCGATGTCGGCCGGGCTGAGCTGAAGCCGCCCGCCTTTCCGGCACTCCGCCAGCTCTCAGGGTTATTCAGCGGCATAGGCGCATCGGTCAGCATCGAAGGCCATACAGATAACACCCCTGTATCTGCCGGCTCACAGTACAATGATAACTGGGATCTGTCAGGGGCACGCGCGCTCTCGGTTCTGCGCTTCTTTCTGGACAGCGAGGGGCTAGATCCCGGCACCTTTCAGTATGCGGGATATGCCGACACCCGGCCCGCCTACGATAATGCTACTGCCGAGGGACGCCAGAGGAACCGCCGGGTGGAGCTGATTGTGCTCCGGCAGCTGCAGGAAGAGGAATAA
- the gcvH gene encoding glycine cleavage system protein GcvH, producing MSEVLDNLRYSEEHEWAQQGEGRVVRVGITDHAQHLLGDIVFVEFPEVGAAISAGDSVGSIESVKTVSELYSPVSGKVTRINDALEASPELLNDEPYSGGWIFELELDAEYSEAVAGLLDAAAYRELVGE from the coding sequence ATGAGTGAAGTGTTAGACAACCTGCGGTACAGTGAAGAGCACGAATGGGCTCAGCAGGGTGAAGGACGCGTAGTACGGGTCGGAATTACGGATCATGCCCAGCATCTGCTCGGAGATATCGTATTTGTGGAGTTTCCTGAAGTGGGAGCTGCTATTTCCGCCGGCGACAGCGTGGGCAGCATCGAGTCGGTAAAGACAGTTTCCGAATTATATTCACCCGTCTCGGGAAAGGTGACCCGGATCAATGATGCACTGGAGGCCAGCCCGGAGCTGCTTAACGACGAGCCATACAGCGGCGGCTGGATTTTTGAGCTTGAGCTTGACGCTGAATATAGCGAAGCTGTAGCAGGACTGCTGGATGCGGCTGCCTACCGCGAACTGGTCGGGGAATAA
- the gcvT gene encoding glycine cleavage system aminomethyltransferase GcvT, with translation MEALKRTPFYSLYSAYAEARCIDFGGWELPVQFTGIVKEHEAVRHQAGLFDVSHMGEFMVSGSGSEAFLQKMTTNDVSRLADGAAQYTLMLYPDGGVVDDLLVYRLGEERYMLVVNASNIDKDFQWLQEHLTAEFCGVSLVNVSDNTLLLALQGPLAETILRKVTSTPVAELKPFHFIERAEVCGAEVLLSRTGYTGEDGFELYAPADTAAALWNGLLAAGAPHGLTPAGLGARDTLRFEAKLPLYGQELSADITPLEAGVQFFVKLDKADFIGKDALVKQKEAGLPRRLVGLEMIDRGIPRSHYPVYADGVKIGEVTTGTQSPTLKRNLGLALIDAAYSEIGTEIYVEIRGKQLKAAVVKAPFYKKSQGVKPQ, from the coding sequence ATGGAAGCTTTGAAGAGAACGCCTTTTTACAGCCTTTATTCCGCTTATGCGGAGGCCAGATGCATTGATTTCGGCGGCTGGGAGCTGCCGGTTCAGTTTACAGGAATCGTCAAGGAGCATGAAGCGGTCCGCCATCAGGCCGGGCTATTCGATGTCTCGCATATGGGGGAATTCATGGTCAGCGGAAGCGGCTCGGAAGCTTTTCTGCAAAAAATGACCACCAACGATGTCAGCCGGCTGGCTGACGGTGCCGCACAATACACCCTGATGCTGTATCCGGACGGCGGAGTGGTGGATGACCTGCTCGTCTACCGCCTCGGTGAAGAACGTTATATGCTTGTTGTCAATGCCTCCAACATCGATAAGGACTTCCAGTGGCTGCAGGAGCATCTCACTGCCGAATTCTGCGGAGTCAGTCTGGTAAATGTCTCGGATAATACCCTGCTCCTGGCGCTGCAGGGTCCGCTGGCGGAAACCATTCTCCGCAAAGTTACCTCCACTCCTGTCGCCGAGCTGAAGCCCTTCCACTTCATCGAACGTGCCGAGGTCTGCGGCGCAGAGGTGCTGCTCTCCCGCACCGGCTACACCGGCGAAGACGGCTTCGAGCTCTATGCTCCGGCGGACACAGCCGCCGCCTTATGGAACGGCCTGCTTGCGGCCGGTGCTCCTCACGGTCTGACGCCGGCCGGTCTTGGCGCACGCGATACGCTCCGCTTCGAGGCCAAGCTACCGCTGTACGGCCAGGAGCTGTCGGCAGATATCACTCCTCTGGAAGCCGGCGTGCAATTCTTCGTCAAGCTGGATAAGGCAGACTTCATCGGCAAGGATGCGCTGGTGAAGCAGAAGGAAGCCGGGCTGCCCCGCCGTCTGGTCGGGCTTGAGATGATTGACCGCGGCATTCCGCGTTCCCATTACCCCGTCTACGCAGACGGCGTCAAAATCGGCGAGGTAACAACCGGAACCCAGTCCCCGACGCTGAAGCGCAATCTGGGGCTTGCGCTGATCGATGCAGCCTACAGTGAAATCGGCACAGAGATTTATGTGGAGATCCGCGGCAAGCAGCTTAAGGCCGCTGTGGTCAAAGCACCGTTTTATAAAAAGAGCCAAGGAGTGAAGCCGCAATGA
- the gcvPA gene encoding aminomethyl-transferring glycine dehydrogenase subunit GcvPA — protein sequence MKHRYLPMTEQDRQEMMETVGIQSMEELFIDIPQSVRYQGTMPMSEALDEYALLRHMKELADRNANFDTHASFLGAGIYDHHIPVVINHVISRSEFYTAYTPYQPEISQGELQAIFEFQSYICELTGMKVANASMYDGATAFAEAAVLAAGATKRKKLIVSRTVHPEARQVLATSAGAWGLEVVEIDYKDGVTDQAKLAKAIDADTAAVLVQSPNFFGAIEDLGAIEPLIHAVKGLLVVSANPLALGVLETPGKLGADIVVGDAQPLGIPASLGGPTCGFFAVAEPLMRRMPGRIVGQTVDRNGKRGFVLTLQAREQHIRREKATSNICSNQALLALCASVYLSVMGKEGMREVGELNIRKSHYAAGKLGELTGAAPAFTAPFFNEFVLKLPEGSSVSEINSRLVKEGFLGGYDLGRDYPELAGHMLVAVTEKRSKSEIDQFAKLLEGCL from the coding sequence ATGAAGCACCGCTATCTGCCTATGACTGAGCAGGACCGCCAGGAGATGATGGAGACTGTCGGGATTCAGTCCATGGAGGAGCTGTTTATCGATATTCCGCAGTCTGTACGCTATCAGGGCACCATGCCGATGTCAGAGGCTTTGGATGAATATGCTTTGCTCCGCCATATGAAGGAACTGGCCGACCGGAATGCCAATTTTGATACTCACGCCAGCTTCCTCGGCGCCGGGATCTATGATCATCATATCCCGGTAGTCATCAACCATGTGATCTCCCGTTCAGAGTTCTATACAGCTTACACCCCGTATCAGCCGGAGATCAGCCAGGGCGAGCTGCAGGCGATTTTTGAATTTCAATCCTATATCTGCGAGCTTACCGGGATGAAGGTGGCTAATGCCAGCATGTACGACGGCGCTACTGCCTTCGCAGAAGCGGCTGTTCTGGCAGCAGGCGCAACCAAACGCAAAAAGCTGATTGTTTCCCGTACCGTCCATCCCGAAGCCCGCCAAGTACTGGCTACATCGGCCGGAGCCTGGGGACTGGAGGTTGTGGAAATTGATTATAAAGACGGCGTAACCGATCAAGCCAAGCTGGCTAAAGCAATTGACGCGGATACTGCAGCTGTACTGGTTCAGTCACCGAACTTCTTCGGAGCGATCGAGGATCTCGGGGCAATCGAACCGCTGATCCATGCGGTCAAAGGATTGCTTGTAGTCAGCGCCAACCCGCTGGCACTGGGCGTTCTGGAAACGCCCGGCAAGCTCGGAGCCGACATTGTAGTTGGTGACGCACAGCCGCTGGGCATTCCGGCTTCGCTTGGTGGTCCTACCTGCGGATTCTTCGCTGTAGCCGAGCCGCTGATGCGCCGTATGCCGGGCCGTATTGTCGGCCAGACCGTTGACCGTAACGGCAAACGCGGATTCGTGCTCACACTGCAGGCCCGCGAGCAGCATATCCGCCGTGAAAAAGCGACCTCCAACATCTGCTCCAATCAGGCGCTGCTGGCGCTGTGCGCTTCTGTCTATCTGTCCGTTATGGGTAAAGAGGGCATGCGCGAGGTCGGCGAGCTGAATATCCGCAAGAGCCATTATGCTGCAGGCAAGCTCGGAGAGCTTACAGGCGCAGCTCCTGCATTTACCGCACCGTTCTTTAATGAGTTCGTGCTGAAGCTCCCGGAGGGAAGCAGCGTCAGTGAAATTAATTCCAGGCTAGTCAAGGAAGGCTTCCTTGGCGGCTACGATCTAGGCCGTGATTATCCGGAGCTGGCCGGACATATGCTGGTTGCCGTTACGGAGAAAAGAAGCAAGTCGGAAATCGACCAATTCGCCAAGCTATTGGAGGGCTGTTTATGA